The following coding sequences are from one Xiphias gladius isolate SHS-SW01 ecotype Sanya breed wild chromosome 14, ASM1685928v1, whole genome shotgun sequence window:
- the si:ch211-155e24.3 gene encoding hypermethylated in cancer 1 protein, with product MSTARSKFKLGSSWNQRGKSVPGHIDHRLGLNRFPSPEASGGEPPPCFKASRPAHTDSFLDRYHSAESPGGPEPPISPTDGHDPLPGQQLNTNQSGTEPTVKHEGVAEPDENAAPPDSGHKFATEEGDGQLWSSDLSRDAGDPGFPYAGQQFGQIPTVFTPQDGLNLEDMAARIHSVGKSHSATSNAAKVKRRARTFGLKRPQEDEGHNALSQINSMDQSSIPQQSQHQYRDFAPPVRSPDEDLMAPNPAASSLCGRSLARRTRTPWRSSVGEKRFSCAYCDRSFVRFSKLKEHLRSHTGEKPFSCLQCGRSFTKQCNLIRHAVVHSGE from the exons ATGAGCACCGCCCGCTCAAAATTCAAA CTTGGGTCCTCTTGGAACCAGCGGGGGAAATCAGTCCCAGGTCACATTGACCACAGATTGGGTTTAAATCGTTTTCCGTCTCCCGAGG CATCTGGAGGCGAACCGCCACCGTGTTTCAAAGCCTCACGACCTGCCCACACTGACAGCTTTTTGGACCGTTACCACTCAGCTGAGAGCCCAGGAGGCCCAGAACCTCCCATTTCCCCAACGGACGGCCACGACCCTTTGCCAGGGCAGCAGCTGAACACGAACCAAAGTGGGACAGAACCCACAGTGAAACACGAGGGAGTGGCAGAGCCCGATGAGAACGCAGCTCCGCCCGACTCAGGCCACAAGTTTGCGACGGAGGAAGGCGACGGTCAGCTGTGGTCGTCCGATCTGTCCAGAGACGCTGGCGATCCAGGCTTCCCCTATGCCGGGCAACAGTTTGGGCAGATTCCCACTGTGTTCACACCTCAAGACGGCCTGAACTTAGAAGATATGGCAGCCAGAATTCACTCAGTGGGGAAATCTCATTCTGCCACGTCGAATGCAGCAAAAGTGAAAAGGCGAGCCAGAACATTTGGACTTAAAAGACCACAAGAGGATGAGGGACACAATGCTTTATCTCAGATTAACTCCATGGATCAAAGCTCGATTCCTCAACAATCGCAGCATCAGTACAGAGACTTTGCACCTCCTGTGAGGAGCCCGGATGAGGATCTGATGGCACCAAACCCAGCGGCCTCCTCCCTCTGCGGCCGCAGCCTTGCAAGGAGGACGAGGACACCCTGGAGGTCCAGCGTTGGCGAGAAGAGGTTCAGCTGCGCGTACTGCGACAGAAGCTTCGTGAGGTTCAGTAAGCTCAAGGAGCACCTGAGGAGTCACACGGGGGAGAAGCCGTTCAGCTGCCTGCAGTGCGGCCGGAGCTTCACCAAGCAGTGCAACCTCATCAGACACGCGGTGGTCCACAGCGGAGAGTAG